From the genome of Nicotiana tabacum cultivar K326 chromosome 2, ASM71507v2, whole genome shotgun sequence:
tttcctcttcgcgaactcTTTTTTGGCGTTTCTGTTCGATCTCCAACTTATTGAAATATTTCCGGCAACGGAGGTCTAGGGCTAGGATTTCTCGTAGCTTTTCTGCTTCCTGTTTCAGTGTATCCATGTCGTGAATTGGAGGTTTAACTACAAACGgagagaatctcataatcaacgtCCAAACTTACTTTGCATTTATTTATACAAACTTTGCATAGCAAAACTTAAACCCAAGCCGCGTAGGATTCGAATTCCCTTTTACAAAAGACTTTGCATAGCAACACTAAGGCCTAAGGAGTGTAGGATTCGAGTTCCCCTTTTAAGTTATATAATATAGAGAAATACATATCTTTTGTTGCTCTAAAAAATAgccaatatttttttttgtatatttgtgTATTATATACATATGATATACATATTCTATATACTTTTTGGTTAGTAGATGCAATTAGTTTCGATCAACCAGTCAACTTGTATTTTGCACTATAACATATAATAAAATAATGTTATATGACACGTAGAAAGTTACATGGTTGCCTGGGGTGCTTATTTGTTATATTCAAATTTTTTCCTTAAATCCTCTTAAAACCAAGACATcttcattaaaaaaaaatgttggtTTGTCATATATAGAGCAAGTGCATACTCAAAATGCTAGTCACATGGCAATGTGATTCAAATGTGACTCAAGAATAGGGGGcggcaaacgggcgggtcgggtTGGATATGGGACGAGTCAAAAACGTGTataaaaaacggataaattatccgacccgactcatatttaatacggataaaaaatgggttaaccggcggataatataagtaaccatattatccatggcttcatgaatatgatcacttttgggagaattcttagctagcatttggccatagattcccaaatttgttttgaaaaatttaatttgggtgaaatttggtttggagatgaaaatgtgtttggacatcagttttcaaaacatatttcactttagttttttgaaaaaaaaaacatgaaacatgacttatacccacaagttctaaaaactatcacaaatacccaatattaccttcatcaataacattcattattattatcacaaaccatagtcctgaaacataaataaatttggtacaaaattatcatttttataatgaactacataatacactGTCAGATGACCAAGAAGACGAAacaacattgttacaaaataataaatggtgggctcttttataatatacgaaagtttggggcaatttttaaaaaatataatagtaatattttgggtcaatcttgagttggttttgggatttgggttttgggttttgtgaatttgccaaaatatggataaaatttatgaacaaatatgtatttgccaaaaaacgttttggcaaaatctatggccaaatggGTCcttagtctcccaaacttgaggaaccctcaatttgaggttttagaaatataaaagttaaaactCATTAGTTATCTATTGGTCATCCGTTGGTCATCCATTTTCTAAAATAGATAATAtggtttttatccatatttgacccatttttaaaaaatttattatccTAACTCATTTTCTATTAGATAATATGAGTGGTTAACCACTATTTTGCCATCCATGCTCAAGAAGGCAAGATGGTGGCAAAAGATTAGACTACATTGAGTTTCACAATGCAACATTATTTACGTAACCATACTATCTTGTCTTTGACCAATTTGGCTTTGTTAATTCCAACACGTACTCatcaaaatttaaaaccaagtcGCTGCTATCTCTATACCAAAAATACTGGATCGATGTTTGTTCGCCCCTACCTCTTCATCTTCACCTTCCACTGCACCAATTTTTGCAACTTCTCTGCAATTTAACGTCTTaataattgttgtaaatattaagacaactttctttttctaattttatcACTAATTATGCCTTGTCAATATATCAAGCTATTAAATTCATATACCTTTAATGAAATTAATCATGATTCTAGAACAAGTTATTAATAATATTTCTTAGGGGTATACAAACCGAACCTGAAAATCGCatcaaaccgaaaagtcaaaccaagcCGATTAAAAAATCAGAATATGTTTGGTATTGAGTTAAAAAATCTGAACCAAaacgacatataaatatataatttttatatatacctTTAAGAGTTTTTacagaattttctttaaaaaatgtctaAAAACATTTGCGATTCtcttatgggatgtaatatttagttaaatatgaagtgctctatatttattaactttaaataatgggttgtatgatcactttcttatcaagtattAGTGAAAtacgtcaatctctttgttctttcatattcatacatcaagatctattaaattattatatcttttttcgaatttgaaatgatatttcaataatttaaaattaaatagaacatatcattatataggttcatatttatttttatttttaattattaaattcggttaaGCTTGAAAGTGTATATCAACGTAAAATTATTATCAGACgactaaaaaataaatatcatgtgttactaagaaaattcttccacaagaatattttaatagatcatatatttgtcaattttttcaatttttactaaacatatatttacttataaaaaatttaacaaggtaagattaaaataatattcatataacaaaataaaactcCGAAAAACCCgataaaaccgaaccaatccaaaccaatatagttggtttggtttggttttgataaaaaccgaaccaatccgGTCCATGTACGTTCATTATTTCTAACAACAAAAGACAAATGCcttatttttcagattttgatATTTTGTTCCCAAGTAAAAATTAAGTTTATGTAATGATTTTCCCTTTCCAAACTTCTGAAAGAGGATTTAGATTATTATTCTTGTCACAATTGTATAAGTCTGCGACCAGCACTTAGTGAGCCACGAACCATTACTCACCAGTTTGTTTGGACGGTTGTTCCGTgttgtttcataatgtatcgtatcgtattgtagtATACTGTATCGTTTTGAtgtatacaatgtttggatatattgtatttttttgtcgtcgtttcatgatatcatgaaccaataatatgaataataaacttacaatattataaagaaaaaataaggtacaacgtagaattattatataaaagttagggtaaaggataaaatatgattatttaataataaggaagagcatgatgagaaaaaaaaaagaaggtaacgacgcgaccacaccaaagcGGCCattccataaagtgacacttttcatcgttacgtaacgacggatttaacgatacaatacaataaaatttaaataacaatcaaaacaaacaaacattgtatttaagtaacaacacaatacaatacaatacaataaaatacaatacaaacaacaGTAACTTACTCAAATCGTGTATATAGTCGGAGCATCTAATTAACTACACAGAGACAACTCTAGTTTGGACGCAACCCAAGAAACATCAAGCTATAAAGTAAAATTCTCATGTTGCGATAGGATCAATTAGCACCATAGAGACGACGTCTTTCAAGTTATTTTTGGAAAATGTATAAGCATCTTCATCTTTATAAAAGAAATCTGCAACCCTTGTAAGGTTGAGCACTGGCATTAGCAAAACTCTTGGTACAGCTGTAGGTTTTAGGCATTCTCGATTCAAATCCTTCCATCTATTCTCTATTATTTTCCTAATTTCCATGTATGCTTCTTCTTTTGTGACACCATATTCATTCATGTAACATTCGATACCTGAAGCTACATCTCCTCTTTCAAGCTCTATCTGCATCCATAatataattgaaaaaaaaaaattaaaataagaaggAAACATTATTTCGGATTAAATCATACATCCTAATCCTTGAGCTATTATTTGCATGTACACTaattttcttcaactttttaCTTGTGTATATGGAAAGAATATTTATACTATCACGTCACTTGAGAAGATAACTGTAGGGTACAAGTTAAATTACACTAATAGTATAAAAAGCATTTATACTGTCTGTATATAAAAGTAAGAtcttatttatatatattcaagGATTGCACCAATAAATAACAAGACCTCATGTGTTACAAGATCGTTGAGCAATCTTGCAATTATACACGAAGCGACGAGAATTGTAGGTTCAGTTGATATCCAATCAAATGCCGCCTTAGTTGCTACCTCTCCCATGCCTAACCAAGAAGTAGTGGCAAGCAATAGGTAAGTGCTCGATGGAATTCCATTCTTTATATACTCCTCCATTGTTGGGACATTCATCCCATGATACCATTTGGCCTCTTGGAAGTAAGCCTTCAACAGCTTTTTCATCTGAAAGTTCATGGAATTTGGTTCACTGAGTTCAACTAAATCCAGTACTTTGACGCGATACGCAAATATATATGTGAATGGTTTActaaaaattgaataaatattAAAAGTTTAAACTCATATTTTCAAAGTAACCGAATTAAATGTCAGGTACTTAAGAGTTGAACCcatcaagttttaatttttgcaTCCATCTCCGAAGTTGTTCACTATTTTGTTACCTCAGTTATGGAATATTCGACTCCAAATGACTTATTATCATGATTTTCCAACTCTCTCTCCACTTCACGGTAAACATCAAGAAGAGCACGGTAAGAGAGCTTCATATACGGCGGTAACTCTTCTGAAGCATCAATGTTCCACCTACATTTATGTCAAATATCACATTCAGTCAAATTATATTCTACTGTGCAAAAGAGCATTGCTAAGTTCTTATTTTCTCTACCTAATGTTTTTCCCAGGGGTGTCAAATGAGCGAATTAGGCTGATTTTGGGCCGATCAAAACGGATTGAGTCAATAATTGGGCAGGTCAAGTGACCCGCCCGAAAATTAATTGGATTAAGATGggctaaaatttgggtcataaCCCAACTCGCCCAACTTTTAACAAGCTTTACTTAATTTGTGTTGTTTTCTTATGAATtgtataattactaaataagaatttttttcttttattatggtcatatataacatatcaaacaaaaaatattattttaaagatatttcggtaaagttactcatggatcaatttgggctaaaaatcagcCCAACTTTAAATAAGTTAAGTTGAGTTAAATTGGGTCAAGATAGACTGAGCTCAATAAATGAGCGGGTCAACAATCATCCCAAACTTGGACGGGTTGGGCGGGTTATTTGGGCTTGAGCCAAATTTGACAGCCCTAGTTTTTCCAAATGTCGAAATATAAAGAAGTAAGCTATTGAtgtgagaaaattaaaaaattaccttTCAATTGCCTTTGTGAGGAGAGTAAGTTCATCTAATGTGCCATATGTATCGTAAGTGTCATCCATAATTGAACAGAAGCATAACACTTTGGTTAGTATTTTTCTGGCAACGCTATACTGAGGCTCAAAGTATACACCTAAACTCCAGAAGTATAACTC
Proteins encoded in this window:
- the LOC107803193 gene encoding sesquiterpene synthase 15b-like — its product is MDGFAGEAEVTRRSANHYPTIWGDHFLAYADLLVANEWEEKEHEDLKEEVRKMLKMAPSKSLQKLDIINKIQLLGLAYHFEHEIEESLAYIYTSYEKWIGQVDESDLHAVALSFRLLRQHGYYVSSDVFRKFTDDQVNYKKALVSDVQGLLSLYEAAQFRVQGEGILDEAVNFTNAHLKQMLPKLSNSLVMQVSDALNVDESRNEVLLNVAKLDFNILQRLHKRELCDITRWWKDSEIAETLPFARDRVVELYFWSLGVYFEPQYSVARKILTKVLCFCSIMDDTYDTYGTLDELTLLTKAIERWNIDASEELPPYMKLSYRALLDVYREVERELENHDNKSFGVEYSITEMKKLLKAYFQEAKWYHGMNVPTMEEYIKNGIPSSTYLLLATTSWLGMGEVATKAAFDWISTEPTILVASCIIARLLNDLVTHEIELERGDVASGIECYMNEYGVTKEEAYMEIRKIIENRWKDLNRECLKPTAVPRVLLMPVLNLTRVADFFYKDEDAYTFSKNNLKDVVSMVLIDPIAT